The Amphiura filiformis chromosome 6, Afil_fr2py, whole genome shotgun sequence genome segment tgggtgcggattaaatccgcttaaaaatcgatcttgaattgtattgtgttgtaaactttcatcattcttttgtctacgtgtaacacgggtgatagaatgcagtttaatatccccaccaaggccacatcatttcacatttcaggtgggatagacctaagggggacccagctatggctgccattgaggtgtaggaatgcgtgaaattggattcgtccataagagatattctgataattgaaaatattCTCTACCATAAATAAAGTAATAGAGGCTGGAAGTAACGGCAAGCGGCGaaaattataatttgtcatattataattcatctattgctatggtagttccgCGACTAGTggtctgtttgtttatttgtttgtttcgtATAGTTCAGTGCATATTTCATTTTTTGTTCTATTTTCTTTGACATGTTCATGGCAAAGCAATGCGGACATCACTCCTACATGCAGTATTTTCTTTCCTATTACACCAATGAACCATGGTACAGATGACGTCATGACTATTATTAACGTGATACTCGTCTGGTGATCAGCCATGCAGATCTAAGTGACTGACATGTTAAGCATGCAAAGTCACCCACggacaaaaaaaattgtgttcctTTGCAACCCCATGACTCAGCTGTAGAGATTGGTAATGAACTCACTATGCTCACGTACCTAGTATTGAATCCTGCCATTAAACATGCTATATTATAAACAGTAAGCCAACGGACAGTTAGCATTAAACAAtatgatataattatgtttgttaTCAAGTCATCCccccaaaaataacaaaaaataaaaactaagagaaatatgagacaaaaagtgaaATAATATGAAAATAATCTTTGAGATAATGAACATCACTTGATCGATGACCCGTCACATCCTGAAAGGTTCACTCGCTACATAATAGTTATTTAAACCGCTGTTTACGGATCTTAAACTGAAAATATGTAAGAGTGAAGTAAATTGGTTAAAGCGTTCATTTCACAAGCATACAAGTTAACCAATCGGACCAGATTGTGTGGTTCTCGCACACAAAATCGGCAAACTTGCATGAAACTATCCAGTATACCGTGACAACACTGCGAAAGAATAGACAATCTTCATGTAAGtttttgttgaaaacaaataaatactAAATTCAGATTACCTAAAAACATGTCAGAACTTCACATTTTCAAGGTCACATTTTTAACTTGTAATGTAAAGTATTGCCAAGCATTAATTAATTTCgccattttaccatgtttattttgCACAGAAGTGTTGACTAATGATATTTGCATTTAGATTGTAGGAAAAACACGGATGACATGTTACACtgattttcttgttattttccGAACTGATTTTCGTTTTAAATTCGCAGTGACATCGAGGCGTGCAACTGTCAGAACTTCACATTTTCAAGGTCACAGTTTCAACTTGTAATGCAAAGCATTGTCAAGCATTAATTAATTTCcccattttaccatgtttatttgcAATGTTGACTAATGCGTACTTGCATTCAGATTGTAGGAAAAACACGGATGATATTTTACATTGAATTTCTTGTTATTTTCGTTTTAAATTCGCAGTGACATCGAGGCGTGCAACATTGTAAGATGTTGCTGCTACTCTACTGCACGGCCGCTTTATTGGTCAGTACTTTGGATGACGCATACTGTATTGGTAAGTTTCATTCATCTAGTATTTCCAGGAAGGTGAAAATGCATAGGTATTAAATGTCGGCTCACAAAAATGTTCGACTTTTAAGTCGAACATGTTTGATACATTATTCGATACATTATTCGGCTCGGCCACTTTATAACGCATGGTCTGTGTTTGTTAACGTTTCCATCGGATAGTATGTGGCTTGTCTAAGAGTACCTTTGCTAATGCGCTTTAAACTCACGGTGATGCGCAGTCACCATCATCATATTTGATCTATATTAAATACAAAATAGTTTTAACCTGTACATTGGGAATTGGGCAAAAAGTTAAGTGCCTGAGTGACCAAACCATACTAAACCTTGGAAGTTTCccctatgaactctcaccctcctgcaatatggcgtggcccctgcacaccgacatcgcctggctaataattatttggtgcagcagagacactaaaatgaatacacgggatcgatacacgtgaattgctatgcacgattttgatatcagacgaaaatcttcggataccgggttagaaaatgatgaatatctcccgtaaatgatttcgtctcaagaaaccagatctggtctcatacacttgaaaatacgtgttgaacagatatgatagtcgttagtttgcgctttgagaaacggccgtgagtcttgaactcaaaatctgaccaaaatcgctaattttatattgcgttggtcctgtggactacagcgcgcaggctataatctgcactcactactccagtgtaggtagtatgaccattgaccgcaatgtcgtatacaagcttactcacacagcgataaatcaattaccccggctattgtcagtagccttagtcaggtcacttggctaattatatgcgtctcataaggtcggaataaaatgacctttcgtgtctgtggattcaacctaccatggcgatttctaccatggagatatcggggcgatgacactgtgccctgcGGCCTAATTGTCTAGACCTCGgatagcctgagtccctcggccccgatctcgaaactaGTGAACATGGCGGAAGgaaccgtgcgtaagcagttgaaggactggtgtcACGAAATTTCAACAGATTCACAAGGTTTTACTCATGTTGCCCAATGTGATCTCTGGGAGAAAGTTTCAGGATGTAACGAGCAACCTTATTTGAGCAATTTGGAGTTTATTTTTTATGGTTTTGAGTAAGGCCACTATACCAAGATGTACAACAGTAATCCATGTGGCAATGAATCAAAACAGAACTAAGATCTTTGTGCGAAGTGATTGAGAATGTGAGAATGCCAGATAGTGTATATTGAAACACCGAGGTACTTGATACTGTCCTGAGGTTTTAAACATGATCATCGTAGGCAACATAGAAGTCAGTAACTTTCTTTAACTTAACTTTGGTGCCAAAGAGTATACAATCTGTCTTGCCAACGTGAAGAGACAGTTTATTGTCGACCAACCACAGATTGCAGGATTTAAGATTAGAGCCAAGCATATCAGCGACATCCTTGGTGTATTTGTCACATCCACATAGAGCTGCAAGTTGCTCTGCACTGAAATCTCTATATCGTTGCAACAAAAGTACAACAAGGGGCCAGCAGGCTGCCCTGGGGACGCCACAAGTTATAGTTTGGAGAGATGATTTTATGCTCTCAATGCAGACAAGTTGTTTTCTGTTAACCAGAGCTGATACCCATAGCTTCAAGCTTATTACATAATATACTACTCTATGGTTGACACTATCAAATGCTTTCTGAACATCCAGTAACATTCCAACATAATATCCTTAAGAAATTTGGTATTTGACAAAGTCGGTTAAGTATATAAGGCAAGTCTCTGTTGAAAATACTGACCGAAAACCTGACTGATAAATAAGATCTTCACGCGTCaaatttaaggttagggttagggtgaagtaCAGTGTTATGGTTAGTCTTCATGGTCTTAGGGTAAGAGAACAGCGAACTGTTGGACTAGCGACTCTTATTAATAGCAAACTATTATATTGGGACTGGGAGCCCAGATAATTTATTCAGCTGAAAAACACAAAAGGTTTGGTTTATTGATTATGCTATGTTGGCCATGGTTCAACAATCCATATTGCTGCCGAGTCACATCCTGTTCATTTAGCTTGGAAAGGTCATGGAAATTTAAAACAGGGTCAAATTACAAACTTGCtgaaattgtgttaaaaacataccagagaagatgagaatctttCCTGATGTATTCTTTAGCAATGTATTCCTATCAGTCATAAGCATTCGGAAATCTACAGTTGGATCTGTCTAGGACAATGTAGGATGTACAAATTATTCGTGACTTTTTTCTAGTTCTGGCTTTATGAggatcaaaaacatgaaaatgttcCGATTTTGACAGAAAAATGTTTAGATAACGTAAAAAAAGAATAGATTGAGCTATCCATGATGTTTCACTATCTAGGTAATGCAATATCTAGGTATCTAGGTAAAATTAGTGTGACGTCCTTTTCGGCCATCTTGTGGGGAAATCAATATATAATTACCTTCAAGTGTAAGAAATCACATTATAAACTACAGACGAGTACACGGGTTTGCATCCATGGCAAGGGAATTGCAACCGTATTGATTTACCAGCTTTTACTCACAAGTATCACACTAAGGAACTGCCTttaggagagcaagagcaatcactctctactgctctccttaaatctgatataggggAGTgaattttagctctccttagttgaccattctctccttgtattcaattgtaaatgctctaaacagctctccttgaaggcccagaagagctatttaatgctctcctaccAATtcaaaaaggcagtccctgcataaTAAGGTTGGAAAAATGACACTAGATCAAAATGATTTAGTTAATAACTGAATCAACACCTTGTCCtctcacaactgtaaaatcactggcttgtgaccattaataaggactcagtggctatttttgtgaggcGTGCAAAAATTCAATAGCGCGAAATCAatgaaaataacataaaaatcaaAGCAGTTTCACCACTTTcattacagtaattgacagaatgTCTTGCAGGATTGTTTGGCAATCTTGTGATTGCTGTTAAGCACCAAGTAGAATGGCCCTAAGATCTCCTGATCTTAAacctctggatttcttcttgtgggctatctgaaatcagaggttttcacaagtcctcctgcagaccttgatgaacttcagAGACACATAATATTGCACATccaggcaggacagacctctcatgAGACGTGTTCTGAATGCTATGTTGTGGAGTGCTGGTATTTGCATACAGAGGAATTGTGGTCATGCCCTGGTGGACATGCAGAAGACTAAGACTGTTAATCACTTCAAAAGAAATTGGTCGctcatgtgattttcatgttgctttgcTTTTCGCGCGTTTttacaaaaatagccactgaagccttattaatggtcacacgtcagtgattttacagttatggcaggacaagatgttgattcagctatcaactttAGCATTTTGACTAAATGCCTCACACTTTTTAATCGAGTggtttgatacaccctgtacaggtCAATCCCATCATGGAAGTAAGTGAGGCCTCGTGACTTTTCAACTTAATTTGATTCTGCTCACTTCATAGAGTGAGTGGAAACATAATTTGTGTCATAAATTCGACATTGAAGTAAAACTTCATAACTTCATAATCCTGTTTCAAGCCTTACACTTCCTTTTAAGGTTATTCATAACCGGGACCGAGAGATATTTGAATATAGCTTCTCCACAACAACTAACGAAATCGAAAACGAAAATAGATACGAAAACTGACACGATACAGACTCTACTGCTGTCATGTCTGTTATTTAAAATGACTTCAATTAATATGTTTCTCAATAATACAAAGCATATTTCATAAAAACCAATGAAAGTAGTTTGTTATTTTAACTGTTTAGTGAGaaaccaaataattttgacaAGAAATTAATGTTGAATTATCTATTCATATTTTTCCAGAGCAAATTCGAATAGATGGCAGTTTCTACTCACGGTCACCTAATCTTGGCATCATTCGTGCATTAAACAATGGTAAATGGGGCTTCATATGTGACAATGAAGTCTGGCCACTGGAAGGGGACAATGTTGCCATCGTGACATGCAATCAACTTGGTTACCGCGGTTCTAATCACAAAAGTGTTACATTCCCTTATGATTGGCTAGTGATGCTGCAAGATGCAATATGGTTACATGGTGTGAGCTGTGTTGGAAATGAAACGTCGTTAGCAGAATGTCTACTTGGTGATTGGAATGTAATTGATCAATGTTTTAGTTTGGCTGGAGTTATTTGCGATGATAATGAAGGTAAAGACCAGCGACATAGCTTGAATAATTAGGCTATTCTAGATCAATTTTGCCCCCATATGAAAACTGGATGTATTAACAAAATGGGAAATTCACACGATACTAAAAAATTTAAGTGCCTCctcgaaatgagcgtaaagtcgaaagttgggagttttgagacgttccaactgttgagttgatgttctttgtttgaagacacctttgttggcagtggtatgtcctttatgAATCAGGACAGAATTGAATACGAagtacagcatattatgtccTCCCATTCACAAAGGTATACAGGTGTCtacaaacaaagaacagcaactcaattGGAAGGTGTCGGAACCCCCCGCGTTTCGTGGGAGCAAGTCACCTATAGCATGTATGGGCAATCCAAGAATTAGTCACCAAAACTTGTGGAATTCCAACAGACATAATGCGGAAAGGGGAAATGAACAGTATAATGCCAAATATCTGGAATTCGGGTCAGAAATTGAGAAACCATAAAAATATAATATCTAGGCCTATATTGAGGGAAAATCCGGATTTCTCAAATCCTCTGTGCCGGAATTGGATACAAGCAGCAGGAAAAAACATGGAAATCCGGTCTCCAGTGGAAAATTAAACATCTGGATTTCCTTAATCCTCTATGGGTACCGTTGGGGGAGGTCAATTATTTTTCTGGCATAGCCCGGGACACAAAGACTAAACACCAACACCAGTAGCAGGAACAAAAACAACCAGAAAAAGCAACAACATTAGCAACAACACCGTCATCAACACTAACAATAACAACAGTAGCAACCACAACAACAACAGGAGCAGCatcaaccagtggcgtaactacgggtgggggggtgggggagggggatgGACagagggggcaacatgccccaggCGCTACCCTTTAGggggccaaattgaccaatttagcatcgattTTGCGCCCattcaagcgatgaaagtcaaattttttacgcgcttcgcgcgcattttagcacaaaatcaattgaaagaacattttaagacaatattcaacttctagtaaccaaaattagtagtggtaggccttatttgtccaaattttcgctccgcgcgcaattgtttcaagaatggggggagcgtctaagatattcttgggtgggtgggtgggtgggggttaggggcgccaattttgtttcttgccccgggcactaccaaccctagttacgccactggcatcAACTACATGAATTAATTCTTTTGATTATTTGTAAAGCTCTCGACCATTCTATATTCAGCTCGTTTCCGTCTTCACTACAGATCATCTTGACGTGCAGTTAGTTGATGGAACAGCAGACAACCAAGCTAAAGGTGTACTACAAGTTCTTTACAATGGCGTGTGGTCTACAATTTGCCCTCACAATTTTGATTTTCCAGACGACGCTATTACAGTCATGTGTCGACAACTAGGATACAGTGGCGAACATCAACGGAACATATTCGCACATCCAATCACTGGCGACATTTTTTTGATCAGAGATGGTATAGTGTGTGAAGGTAGTGAATCTAATCTGGACCAGTGTGCATCTTCTGAGCAATGGGACCTTGATTTTAGCACCTGTGACAATCCTATTGAAATTGAATGCGGTAAGAACTTAGGCCACAAGAAAATGTGTTAACATGTAGGCTACATCTAATCAATGGCTGTAATTTGTAGTTTATGTCTGTAAAGTTCGTATCTTTCATCACAGTCTGGAATACGGCACATCTCTCTTCAAGCCAGACTCACCCCTGGATATTTATGTTGAGTGGGGCGTGGCCACAAAGCAGTCGGGTGCCACTGTCACAGGGGTTCGAACCCTCAACCTTGCGAACTTGGATCATGAATCGAATCCCGTACCACTGCGCCACCGTATTTCGCACGTTATTGGCCTACATGTAGTACAGATTGTATTCTGAGTACAGTTTCTCTACACACATTATACTCTTAATCTTATTCCGCTTATACCACTTTTTCTTCTAATAACCAAAGGGAACTGTGCCATCGAAGACGTGCGTCTCACAAATGACACATCAGAGGACCTCGTAGAAGTTCTGTACCAGGGTGATGATTGTCCCGGGAAGTGGGTACATCTGTGTTCCCAATACGTTGACTTTCCAGGTTTCCAATACGATGTAGTTGCTGGTGTTTTTTGTGGACAGCTTGGTTACCAGGGAATAAACCATCGAGTGAACTTTATACCAGTGATGCCAGTTGCAACAGAACCAGTGACCGACAACCTGTTGGTTACTTGTACTGGATATGAGGCATCGCTACAGCATTGTCAGACGAGAAAAGCACAACATATGTTTGAGTGCCAATACCTAATAGGCGTTGTTTGCGACGATACAGGTATATAAACTAATACTGTTTTTGTAAAAGATGTTGTTGCAAGATGTTTTCAATATTCATGACCAATCACtcaaaactgtttgctgattggttaaaaaaTGGTGATGTCATTAATAAAGAAAGTGTCATCGAAAGCGTCGTATCTAACAATGTGCCCTTATTGCCTTTTCACATAACGACGTATGTTTCTTTGGTAAATACACGAATAAAGTAAAGCGTTTGTGACTAAATTGACATTTATATTAACTTTATGAATCTCTTCTTCAGACGGGAATGGTTTTCTTTCAACTTATAGAGCTAATGGTATATTTGATGAGTATATAAACAATACATTTCGCAAAACGTCAATGCTATTTTTCCTCGAAATACGTTTTTAGCAAACACGTCACTGTGTGATACGGCGATATATAAATTGTAGTTTTACATTCTGAATTAATCAGGGTTTCTTTCTCCGAAACAGTTTACCCATCATGTCCTGGACTACAAGGATGGGTTACACCACATCTACAAGATACCACCTGTTTCAGGTTGTTCGTAGCTCCGGATGATATCAACTGGAAAGAAGCAGAGACACAATGCCAGTTAAACAATGGCTCCTTAGCAACCATACGTAATACAGGAGATGTTGAGTTAATCTCTTCTATTCTACAGCAAGATAAAGATCCCAACATCAGAGATGCTGGGGTATACATAGGTGAGTTGCATCATATTGGATTAAAAATGTTTCTGCTTTGTGATATTGTGATCATGATAATTAATCATAGAGTTAGTGgattttttagcgggttcgccgtcggacaagtttagaactatcaagctttcgtcaggagtagctctgacttcttcaggacaaagtacctaagaatgagacacgtAGGTcgcccttgcctactggtggctctgaaaagagccgtttgctgaagactgcctctTAATCATGGAGTGTTAAAGAAGATGATCACCATATCACCACAATGCACCATGCTTTTGCACAAGACCCTAAAACTGGTTCCTGATGAGGCAAGTTCTCATGGAGCATGTACACGAAGGAGGGCTTTACAACAGTAATATCCCCGGGGGCTCTTATGTTTTGGATGGTATATTTGTGGGTAACTGGGGATCTCATGTACTTATTTCAAGTGTTAAAAAATTAGAGCTCCCAAAAGTAAGATAAAATAGGGATATGAAATTTGTAATGAAAAATGGGAACCACAACATCAGATCAACCTACAATtatcttggaaaaaagtacttggaacacttggCACACTCTGTTGAAATTCCGTGCCGAATTTCTTATGAcaatggaaatgacgtatattgtgtttgagaacaaacatgacat includes the following:
- the LOC140154092 gene encoding scavenger receptor cysteine-rich type 1 protein M130-like, translating into MLLLLYCTAALLVSTLDDAYCIEQIRIDGSFYSRSPNLGIIRALNNGKWGFICDNEVWPLEGDNVAIVTCNQLGYRGSNHKSVTFPYDWLVMLQDAIWLHGVSCVGNETSLAECLLGDWNVIDQCFSLAGVICDDNEDHLDVQLVDGTADNQAKGVLQVLYNGVWSTICPHNFDFPDDAITVMCRQLGYSGEHQRNIFAHPITGDIFLIRDGIVCEGSESNLDQCASSEQWDLDFSTCDNPIEIECGNCAIEDVRLTNDTSEDLVEVLYQGDDCPGKWVHLCSQYVDFPGFQYDVVAGVFCGQLGYQGINHRVNFIPVMPVATEPVTDNLLVTCTGYEASLQHCQTRKAQHMFECQYLIGVVCDDTVYPSCPGLQGWVTPHLQDTTCFRLFVAPDDINWKEAETQCQLNNGSLATIRNTGDVELISSILQQDKDPNIRDAGVYIGLTITNDRKTRRWVDGRPVSFTNWEIGNPDGGSLEACSKIAYSSNEDSWLMTDVPCIAPETKYYMCTTRSGDRLIDEHIKAVNGTSCGQNGGPELFTCLSGECIHYVYVCDGQNDCKQGEDEENCEERLSTAGTFSCATIDKSIPVSFVCDFIQHCADNSDERNCDYSACEVDQFQCSDSRCINASRQCDTVDDCLDGEDEHNCGNVNSPSTFQCYVGQLISNDAVCDGQNDCLGLSNEDEPMDCAYKMGCDNSTELQCANGACYESEYHCIYGYTQYGYPLGCRDATHLLNCSSFECPVGTAKCPGTYCIQLQNVCDGVWDCPNGEEEAQCGKSCFARFYHICCIRFIWIVTLFDGISYYQIHFW